TGCTCGAAGACATCCAGCGCCGCCCCCGCGATCCAGCGCTTGGCGAGGGCCTCGGCCAGCGCGTCCTCGACGACGAGCTGCCCGCGCCCGACGTTGATGAACCGGGCCGACGGCTGCATCACGCCGAAGCGGCGGGCGTCGAACATGCCGTACGTCTGCTCGGTGAGCGGCGCGGCCGCGATCACCCAGTCGGCGCGGGCGATCAGCCGGTCGAGGTCGTCGGGGCCGTGGATACCGGTGCGCGGGGTCCGGCCGACCAGCGCGGTGGTGATGCCGAGGGCCTTGAGCGTGCGGGCGATCGTACGCCCGATGGGGCCGGATCCGACCACGCACGCGCGCGTGCCCGCGACCCGCTGCCCCTCGCGGTGCCGCCACTCCCGGGAGCGCTGCAACTCCAGCGTCCTCGGCAGGTCCTTCGCCATCGCCAGCACCAGCGCGGCGACGTACTCGGCGATCGGCTGGTCGAAGACCCCGCGCGCGTTCGTCACCACCGTGTCCGACGCGGTGAGCTCCGGGCACATCAGATGGTCCACACCCGCGCTCGCGGTGTGCACCCAGCGCGGCCGGGGGCCGACGCCGGGCCAGGCGTGGCGTACGGCGTGCGAGGTGAAGTCCCAGACCAGCAGGACGTCGGCGCGTGGCAGGCGCTCGGCGAGGGTCGACTCGTCCGCGTGCTCGACACGGGCGCGGCCGGTGAGGCGGCCGAGGCGGGGGAGGGGGTCGGCGTCGAGGACCAGGAGC
Above is a window of Streptomyces sp. DT2A-34 DNA encoding:
- a CDS encoding D-2-hydroxyacid dehydrogenase translates to MTAATPGPPPASDAPPTLLVLDADPLPRLGRLTGRARVEHADESTLAERLPRADVLLVWDFTSHAVRHAWPGVGPRPRWVHTASAGVDHLMCPELTASDTVVTNARGVFDQPIAEYVAALVLAMAKDLPRTLELQRSREWRHREGQRVAGTRACVVGSGPIGRTIARTLKALGITTALVGRTPRTGIHGPDDLDRLIARADWVIAAAPLTEQTYGMFDARRFGVMQPSARFINVGRGQLVVEDALAEALAKRWIAGAALDVFEHEPLTADNPLWRAPGLIVSPHMSGDTVGWRDELGRQFVELYERWEAGRPLLNVVDKQRGYVPGR